In one Vulgatibacter incomptus genomic region, the following are encoded:
- a CDS encoding BTAD domain-containing putative transcriptional regulator has product MDWRLQLLRQARLYGPDGASVELDRKTAALLAYLSLEGPSSRSRIAGLLWPDSGDARARANLRQALSRLRRLAGGPLVESGDPLRLAARAEVDVLRLQTSAFAGAPVETPFRDRILPDCEFPDCPELSDWLAASSDDLRRLVLSAWEAEADRLERLGEARAALDRAQRALALDSFSERAHRRVIRLHYLLGDRSAALGSYERCRQVLAEELGVEPLPETRELARLVERGALPTAAGREGPEIPVSVLRPPRIVGRERELARMEAAWNAGRIVFLAGPAGIGKSRLALDFAASKGAVLVVESRPGDVRVPYASQSRGVRQVLSSYPDVVLPDWVRRELSRMIPELARGEAPIPRLGDRGGRLRFYQAQVELLRLLRGSRPVLFVDDLQFCDPDSGEIGHFMFSNHPVDGEEGAIRPIITFRPAELAAPLAESVRQLVAADLAEVVELQPLDQDAVTELLRELELSDLAEHGAALSGAAGGNPALLLELVRNSILEGWPARPVPLPRELLRSRFARLSASALRLAQVAAVAGELLSPDLAASVLGRDPLDLAEAWRELEEAQILRGNRFSLDMLQEALLSDLPRPLVAHVHRRIASFLEQSGADPTSIALHWQGAGDTDRAAPYLLVKAEPVTPG; this is encoded by the coding sequence ATGGACTGGAGGCTGCAACTGCTGCGGCAGGCGAGGCTCTACGGGCCCGACGGCGCCTCGGTGGAGCTCGATCGGAAGACGGCGGCGCTCCTGGCCTATCTCTCACTCGAGGGTCCCTCCTCGCGCTCCCGCATCGCGGGTCTGCTCTGGCCCGATTCCGGCGACGCGCGGGCCCGCGCCAACCTGCGGCAGGCGCTCTCGCGGCTCCGCCGGCTCGCCGGTGGACCGCTCGTGGAGTCCGGCGATCCGCTCCGTCTCGCCGCCCGGGCGGAGGTGGACGTCCTCCGGCTCCAGACCAGCGCCTTCGCTGGCGCGCCGGTGGAGACGCCCTTTCGCGATCGGATCCTTCCGGATTGCGAGTTCCCCGACTGCCCCGAGCTCTCCGATTGGCTCGCGGCGTCTTCCGATGACCTGCGCCGGTTGGTGCTCTCGGCCTGGGAGGCCGAAGCGGATCGGCTCGAGCGCCTGGGCGAGGCGCGGGCTGCCCTCGATCGGGCCCAGCGCGCTCTGGCGCTCGACTCGTTCTCCGAGCGGGCCCACCGCCGCGTCATCCGGCTGCACTACCTGCTCGGAGATCGTTCCGCGGCCCTCGGGTCCTACGAGCGCTGCCGGCAGGTGCTCGCCGAGGAGCTCGGCGTCGAGCCGCTTCCCGAGACCCGCGAGCTGGCCAGGCTGGTGGAGCGCGGCGCGCTACCGACCGCCGCAGGCAGGGAAGGGCCCGAAATTCCGGTGTCCGTTCTCCGGCCCCCGCGCATCGTCGGCAGGGAGCGTGAGCTCGCTCGCATGGAAGCTGCGTGGAACGCCGGCCGCATCGTCTTCCTCGCCGGGCCGGCGGGTATCGGCAAGAGCCGGCTCGCTCTCGATTTCGCCGCCTCGAAGGGCGCCGTCCTGGTGGTGGAGAGCCGCCCGGGCGACGTCCGGGTTCCGTATGCCTCCCAGAGCCGCGGTGTCCGGCAGGTGCTTTCGTCGTACCCCGACGTGGTCCTTCCGGATTGGGTGCGCCGCGAGCTCTCCCGGATGATTCCGGAGCTGGCCCGTGGGGAGGCGCCGATCCCGCGCCTCGGCGATCGCGGCGGCCGGCTTCGCTTCTACCAGGCCCAGGTCGAGCTTCTGCGGCTGCTGCGGGGCAGCCGACCGGTCCTCTTCGTCGACGACCTGCAGTTCTGCGATCCCGACAGCGGCGAGATCGGCCACTTCATGTTTTCCAACCATCCCGTCGATGGGGAGGAGGGGGCGATCCGGCCGATCATCACCTTCCGGCCGGCGGAGCTCGCCGCGCCCCTCGCGGAGAGCGTGCGGCAGCTCGTCGCCGCCGATCTCGCGGAGGTGGTCGAGCTGCAGCCCCTCGACCAGGACGCCGTGACCGAGCTGCTGCGCGAGCTGGAGCTCTCCGATCTCGCCGAGCACGGAGCCGCGCTCTCGGGCGCGGCCGGAGGAAATCCCGCTCTCCTCCTGGAGCTCGTCAGGAACTCGATCCTCGAGGGCTGGCCAGCGCGGCCCGTACCGCTCCCGCGGGAGCTCCTCCGCTCCCGCTTCGCACGCCTCTCCGCTTCCGCTTTGCGTCTCGCCCAGGTCGCAGCCGTTGCCGGTGAGCTTCTCTCCCCGGACCTCGCCGCGTCCGTTCTCGGCCGCGATCCGCTCGATCTCGCCGAGGCGTGGCGCGAGCTGGAGGAGGCGCAGATCCTCCGAGGCAACCGCTTTTCCCTCGACATGCTGCAGGAGGCCCTGCTCTCGGACCTTCCGAGGCCGCTGGTCGCCCACGTCCATCGGCGGATCGCGTCGTTTCTAGAGCAGAGCGGCGCGGACCCCACCAGCATCGCCCTCCATTGGCAGGGTGCGGGCGACACGGACCGTGCCGCCCCTTACCTCCTGGTCAAGGCGGAGCCTGTCACACCCGGGTGA
- a CDS encoding antibiotic biosynthesis monooxygenase family protein, with translation MHEVHIDPSSHPNHIYRIDNFSIPEAARSEFERAMRRSLAFLQTQPGFRGHVAFSKLGGPTKFQYVTIAVWESQAAFEHAKDAMKVYAKEIGFDAAAKLAEWGAEAELGAYLASPDLQ, from the coding sequence ATGCACGAGGTTCACATCGATCCCAGCAGCCACCCCAACCATATCTACCGGATCGACAACTTCTCGATTCCGGAGGCCGCACGCAGCGAGTTCGAGCGCGCCATGCGGAGGAGCCTCGCGTTCCTCCAGACGCAACCGGGATTTCGGGGCCACGTGGCCTTTTCCAAGCTGGGCGGCCCCACGAAATTCCAGTACGTCACCATTGCGGTCTGGGAGAGCCAAGCTGCGTTCGAACACGCAAAGGACGCGATGAAAGTCTACGCGAAGGAGATCGGCTTCGACGCTGCCGCCAAGCTGGCCGAATGGGGTGCCGAAGCCGAGCTCGGCGCCTACCTCGCATCGCCGGACCTGCAGTAG
- a CDS encoding aldehyde dehydrogenase family protein — MRKEGILQLAQGLDWDTLAGKARAAAPEAFASDGDPLNLIRGDWEAHGRPKAFHSPVDGSTLGSFPMLDPETARSAVQAAAAEFDGWKRVDLDERRRRISACLSQMRAHRELFAGLLVWEIGKPYDQALVSVDRCVAGVEWYVEQAESLLGSRKPLGLVSNIASWNYPMSVLMHAVLVQLLVGNVAIAKTPSDGGLFTLTLAMAMARREGLPVSLVSGSGRQLSEALVRGDAVDCLSFVGGKDTGRDIVASLLDRNKRYMLEMEGVNAYGIWHFSDWKGLKAQLRKGFEYGKQRCTAYTRYVVEKRLFPKFLEMYLELVGELRFGHPLLVGQPGDPPPTIAFGPLINDRSVEALNAKVSEALSLGAVAIHERSLDDGHFLPGQDTSAYFAPVALMNVPRPCKLYHAEPFGPVDTFVLVNGVEELVAEMNVSNGALVASIACDDPTEAQEIAGELRAFKVGINRTRSRGDREETFGGIGASWKGCFVGGKYLVHALTQGEPGEPLYGNFPDRTLLPTDNR; from the coding sequence ATGAGGAAGGAAGGGATCCTGCAACTCGCGCAGGGGCTGGACTGGGACACGCTGGCGGGCAAGGCGCGGGCGGCTGCACCCGAGGCCTTCGCCTCGGACGGCGATCCGCTCAACCTCATCCGAGGGGATTGGGAGGCCCACGGACGTCCGAAGGCCTTCCATTCGCCGGTGGACGGCTCGACGCTCGGCTCCTTCCCGATGCTCGATCCCGAGACGGCACGGAGCGCCGTGCAAGCGGCGGCAGCGGAGTTCGATGGCTGGAAGCGCGTCGATCTCGACGAGCGGCGCCGGCGCATCTCCGCCTGCCTCTCGCAGATGCGCGCTCACCGGGAGCTCTTCGCCGGCCTGCTCGTCTGGGAGATCGGCAAGCCGTACGACCAGGCGCTGGTGAGCGTCGATCGATGCGTCGCCGGAGTCGAGTGGTACGTGGAGCAGGCCGAGAGCCTGCTTGGCAGCCGCAAGCCGCTCGGGCTCGTCTCCAACATCGCGTCGTGGAACTATCCGATGTCGGTCTTGATGCACGCGGTGCTGGTGCAGCTCCTCGTCGGCAACGTCGCGATCGCCAAGACCCCGAGTGACGGCGGCCTCTTCACCCTGACGCTCGCGATGGCAATGGCCAGGCGCGAAGGCCTGCCGGTCTCGCTCGTGAGCGGCTCCGGGCGCCAGCTCAGCGAGGCGCTGGTCCGGGGCGACGCGGTCGACTGCCTCTCGTTCGTCGGAGGCAAGGACACGGGCCGGGACATCGTCGCCAGCCTGCTCGATCGGAACAAGCGTTACATGCTCGAGATGGAGGGCGTGAACGCGTACGGCATCTGGCACTTCTCCGACTGGAAGGGGCTGAAGGCCCAGCTCCGAAAGGGCTTCGAGTACGGCAAGCAGCGTTGCACTGCCTATACACGCTACGTAGTCGAGAAGAGGCTCTTTCCGAAGTTCCTCGAGATGTACCTGGAGCTCGTGGGAGAGCTCCGGTTCGGCCACCCGCTGCTGGTCGGCCAGCCGGGCGATCCGCCGCCGACGATCGCCTTCGGCCCGCTGATCAACGATCGCTCGGTCGAGGCGTTGAACGCGAAGGTCAGCGAAGCCCTCAGCCTCGGCGCCGTCGCCATCCACGAGAGGAGCCTCGACGACGGGCACTTCCTGCCCGGTCAGGACACCTCTGCCTACTTCGCGCCCGTCGCGCTGATGAACGTGCCGAGGCCGTGCAAGCTCTACCACGCAGAGCCGTTCGGGCCCGTCGACACCTTCGTGCTCGTGAACGGTGTCGAGGAGCTCGTTGCCGAGATGAACGTCTCCAACGGCGCGCTCGTCGCGTCGATCGCGTGCGACGACCCCACGGAGGCCCAGGAGATCGCCGGGGAGCTGCGCGCCTTCAAGGTCGGGATCAACCGGACGAGATCGCGGGGCGACCGGGAGGAGACCTTCGGCGGCATCGGCGCTTCCTGGAAGGGCTGTTTCGTGGGCGGGAAGTACCTCGTCCACGCGCTGACGCAGGGCGAGCCGGGCGAGCCGCTCTACGGCAACTTCCCGGACCGGACGCTGCTGCCGACCGACAACCGTTGA
- a CDS encoding ABC transporter ATP-binding protein has translation MGKAYDGRMLRRLWPYIRPHRKVLALSLAALLVQTGLQLFQPLLMGDVVNRAAEKDASGLLRNGVVLAALLVVIQLLTFLQTYTMQLAGARAMADLRASVFDFYQRLTLRYFDRTPIGRLVTRSTNDVDAVGEMFSSGVLNAVGDLVSLVAIVAMMLVLDWRLSLITFASLPVVGVIVDFVRRRSRAAYREIRAKTARLNAFLGEQVTGIAVVQAFAREEAMAAELDGINVPYRDANKRAVYYEAVLDAAIEMVSTLCLASILWWAGFHRLGANAVDFALIVTFTQYVRQFFQPVSLLSNRYTVLQSAMSGAERVFGLLDETDVLAPEPADAVAAEGDLSGEAVALEDVSFEYKPGVPVLRGVSLSARRGEKLALVGATGAGKTTVASLLLRLYEAGSGTVRVLGRDVRSYSPQELRRLFSVVPQDVFLFSGTVLSNIAMTDAEPDREKAERALARIGALELFLSREGGLDARVDERGANFSAGECQLLAFARAVYRDAPLLILDEATASIDSDTEARLQVALDAVMEGRTSIVIAHRLSTIRAADRIAVFHKGKVVEVGRHEELLARGGTYAALYRLQFSQEERQEAPAKAAG, from the coding sequence ATGGGCAAGGCCTACGACGGACGGATGCTGCGCCGGCTCTGGCCCTATATCCGCCCCCACCGCAAGGTGCTCGCCCTCTCGCTGGCGGCGCTCCTCGTGCAGACGGGACTCCAGCTCTTTCAGCCCCTGCTGATGGGCGACGTGGTGAACCGCGCCGCGGAGAAGGACGCCTCGGGCCTGTTGCGGAACGGCGTGGTCCTCGCCGCGCTGCTGGTCGTCATCCAGCTCCTCACCTTCCTGCAGACGTACACGATGCAGCTCGCCGGCGCCCGGGCGATGGCGGACCTGCGCGCCAGTGTCTTCGATTTCTACCAGCGCCTCACGCTCCGCTACTTCGATCGCACCCCCATCGGCCGGCTGGTGACCCGATCGACGAACGACGTCGACGCGGTGGGCGAGATGTTCTCGTCCGGCGTGCTGAACGCGGTCGGCGACTTGGTGTCGCTCGTTGCGATCGTCGCGATGATGCTGGTGCTGGACTGGCGTCTCTCGCTGATCACCTTCGCCTCGCTGCCCGTGGTGGGCGTGATCGTCGACTTCGTTCGTCGAAGGTCGCGCGCCGCCTACCGGGAGATCCGCGCGAAGACGGCGAGGCTGAACGCGTTCCTCGGCGAGCAGGTGACCGGCATCGCCGTCGTGCAGGCCTTCGCTCGCGAAGAGGCGATGGCGGCCGAGCTGGACGGGATCAACGTCCCCTACCGCGATGCGAACAAGCGGGCCGTCTACTACGAGGCCGTTCTGGACGCGGCCATCGAGATGGTGAGCACGCTCTGCCTGGCGAGCATCCTATGGTGGGCGGGCTTCCACCGCCTGGGTGCGAACGCGGTCGACTTCGCGCTGATCGTCACCTTCACCCAGTACGTACGTCAGTTCTTCCAGCCCGTGAGCCTGCTCTCGAACCGCTACACCGTGCTGCAGAGCGCGATGTCGGGCGCGGAGCGGGTCTTCGGCCTGCTGGACGAAACGGATGTCCTCGCGCCCGAGCCCGCCGACGCTGTCGCAGCGGAGGGAGACCTGTCCGGCGAGGCCGTCGCCCTCGAAGACGTGAGCTTCGAGTACAAGCCGGGCGTCCCGGTGTTGCGCGGGGTGAGCCTGTCGGCACGCCGCGGCGAGAAGCTCGCGCTGGTAGGCGCCACCGGCGCGGGAAAGACGACGGTCGCGAGCCTGCTGCTCCGGCTCTACGAGGCTGGATCCGGGACCGTGCGCGTCCTCGGTCGGGACGTGCGGAGCTATTCGCCACAGGAGCTCCGGCGCCTCTTCTCCGTGGTGCCGCAGGACGTGTTCCTCTTTTCGGGCACGGTGCTCTCCAACATCGCGATGACCGACGCGGAGCCCGATCGCGAGAAGGCCGAGCGCGCGCTGGCCCGGATCGGCGCGCTCGAGCTCTTCCTGAGCCGCGAGGGCGGGCTGGACGCGCGGGTGGACGAGCGGGGCGCGAACTTCAGCGCGGGAGAGTGTCAGCTCCTGGCGTTCGCCCGGGCGGTCTATCGGGACGCGCCGCTCCTGATCCTCGACGAGGCGACCGCCAGCATCGACTCCGACACCGAGGCGAGGCTCCAGGTCGCGCTCGACGCGGTGATGGAAGGGCGCACGTCGATCGTCATCGCGCACCGGCTGTCGACCATCCGCGCCGCGGACCGGATCGCCGTCTTCCACAAGGGCAAGGTGGTCGAGGTCGGCCGGCACGAGGAGCTCCTCGCCCGCGGTGGAACCTACGCCGCGCTCTACCGGCTGCAGTTCTCCCAGGAGGAGCGGCAGGAAGCACCGGCGAAGGCGGCGGGCTGA
- a CDS encoding GrpB family protein — MPPPIKVKLVPHDPRWAEAAAEETEDLAKALGSVLLRVHHVGSTAIPGIRAKPVLDLMPVVSSLAELDAKRSALEALGFSWWGEYGLPGRRYCTKDDPVTGDRLVQLHCYVEGSEEIERHVAFRDYMRAHADVAHAYDEEKARCQRLHPDDSHAYSDCKNDWIQRAQAEALARFPRS, encoded by the coding sequence ATGCCGCCGCCGATCAAAGTGAAACTCGTCCCACACGATCCGCGTTGGGCCGAAGCCGCCGCCGAGGAAACCGAGGACCTCGCGAAGGCGCTCGGGTCAGTCTTGCTGCGCGTGCACCACGTCGGGTCTACGGCGATTCCCGGCATCCGCGCGAAGCCGGTCCTCGATCTCATGCCGGTGGTCTCGTCGCTGGCAGAGCTGGACGCGAAGAGGAGCGCTCTCGAGGCGCTCGGCTTTTCCTGGTGGGGAGAGTACGGCTTGCCGGGTCGGCGCTACTGCACCAAGGATGATCCGGTGACGGGGGATCGACTCGTGCAGCTCCACTGCTACGTCGAGGGCTCCGAGGAGATCGAGCGGCACGTCGCGTTCCGCGACTACATGCGTGCGCACGCCGACGTCGCTCACGCATACGACGAGGAGAAGGCGCGATGCCAGCGCCTCCATCCCGACGACTCGCACGCCTACAGCGATTGCAAGAACGACTGGATCCAGCGCGCCCAGGCCGAGGCGCTCGCCCGCTTTCCGCGGAGCTGA
- a CDS encoding AraC family transcriptional regulator — protein MVVHRPLPEPERMAPPHELRGLTNFGYTALFGRDGPGAFELWRLPAAGAQLVFAEPRDGPPRLFASGPLPRAQRLLPSRGPIRAAGIELRPAATSLLLGGIAASIQGQPAVPLAELWGQAALELTHRLGRAPPGARPAILFEALEQRMRREPPANVLVVAAVELIETTAGTMRMDRIAERIGVTTRHLLRLFDRHVGCSPKQVARLARFARLRSHLAGSAAIDWAGLAAELGYADQSHLIADFRRLLGETPEQFLSRPLQQRALDLGWLIRLQLGAKPSPELVQPAAFAGASCRSSWENCSR, from the coding sequence ATGGTCGTCCATCGCCCGCTGCCGGAGCCAGAGCGCATGGCTCCGCCTCACGAGCTTCGGGGCCTCACGAACTTCGGTTACACCGCCCTCTTCGGACGGGACGGGCCGGGAGCCTTCGAGCTCTGGCGGCTGCCCGCTGCCGGCGCCCAGCTCGTCTTCGCCGAGCCGCGGGATGGACCCCCACGCCTCTTCGCCTCCGGTCCCCTGCCTCGCGCGCAGCGGCTCTTGCCTTCCCGCGGCCCGATCCGGGCGGCGGGGATCGAGCTCCGCCCGGCAGCGACCTCGCTCCTGCTCGGGGGGATCGCAGCTTCGATCCAGGGCCAGCCTGCCGTGCCCCTCGCCGAGCTCTGGGGGCAGGCGGCGCTCGAGCTGACACATCGACTCGGCCGAGCGCCGCCCGGGGCCCGGCCGGCGATCCTCTTCGAGGCCCTCGAACAGCGGATGCGGCGCGAGCCGCCAGCCAACGTTCTCGTCGTCGCTGCGGTCGAGTTAATCGAGACGACCGCAGGCACCATGCGGATGGATCGAATCGCCGAGCGGATCGGCGTCACCACCCGCCACCTGCTACGCCTCTTCGATCGCCACGTCGGATGCAGCCCCAAGCAGGTCGCGAGGCTCGCCCGATTCGCCAGGCTGCGCTCCCACTTGGCGGGATCCGCGGCCATCGACTGGGCAGGGCTGGCGGCCGAGCTCGGCTATGCCGACCAATCCCACCTAATCGCAGACTTCCGGCGGCTGCTCGGGGAGACACCCGAGCAGTTCCTGTCCCGCCCGCTGCAGCAGCGCGCCCTCGACCTCGGCTGGCTGATCCGACTCCAACTCGGTGCGAAGCCCAGTCCCGAGCTCGTTCAGCCCGCCGCCTTCGCCGGTGCTTCCTGCCGCTCCTCCTGGGAGAACTGCAGCCGGTAG
- the prpB gene encoding methylisocitrate lyase, with amino-acid sequence MSSPGERFRAAVREEIPLQVVGAINALHALLAQRAGFRAIYLSGGGLAASSLGLPDLGITTLDDLLIDLRRLTDVCELPLLVDVDTGFGPSAFNIARTTRAVIKAGAAAMQIEDQVGAKRCGHRPHKAIVSREEMVDRIKAAVDARTDPSFVIMARTDAVAVEGEEAAIERAVACVEAGADMVFPEAIPSLELYRRFSDAVKVPILANLTEFGVTPLFTTAELASAGVSMALYPLSAFRAMNQAADGVYRAIRRDGTQQHVVEAMQTRAELYEVIGYQAFEEKLDALFRKGGEP; translated from the coding sequence ATGAGCTCTCCCGGCGAACGCTTTCGAGCGGCGGTTCGAGAAGAGATCCCTCTGCAGGTCGTCGGCGCGATCAACGCCCTCCATGCGCTGCTCGCGCAGCGCGCGGGCTTCCGGGCCATCTATCTCTCCGGCGGTGGGCTCGCGGCGAGCTCGCTTGGGTTGCCCGACCTCGGGATCACGACGCTCGACGATCTCCTGATCGACCTTCGCCGGCTCACGGACGTCTGCGAGCTCCCCCTCCTCGTGGATGTGGACACGGGGTTCGGACCGAGCGCGTTCAACATCGCGCGCACGACCCGCGCCGTAATCAAGGCCGGCGCCGCCGCGATGCAAATCGAGGATCAGGTGGGCGCGAAGCGCTGCGGACACCGGCCGCACAAGGCGATCGTCTCGCGCGAGGAGATGGTCGATCGCATCAAGGCGGCCGTCGACGCGCGCACCGATCCGAGCTTCGTGATCATGGCGCGCACCGACGCGGTCGCGGTCGAAGGCGAGGAGGCGGCCATCGAGCGCGCCGTCGCCTGCGTGGAGGCCGGCGCGGACATGGTCTTCCCCGAGGCCATCCCGAGCCTCGAGCTCTACCGCCGCTTTTCCGACGCGGTGAAGGTCCCCATCCTCGCGAACCTCACCGAGTTCGGTGTGACGCCCCTATTCACGACCGCCGAGCTCGCCTCCGCCGGCGTGTCGATGGCGCTGTATCCGTTGTCGGCGTTTCGGGCCATGAACCAGGCGGCGGACGGCGTCTACCGCGCCATCCGCCGGGACGGCACGCAGCAGCACGTCGTCGAAGCGATGCAGACCCGCGCCGAGCTCTACGAAGTTATCGGCTATCAGGCGTTCGAGGAGAAGCTCGACGCCCTTTTCCGGAAGGGAGGAGAGCCGTGA